A window of the Halotia branconii CENA392 genome harbors these coding sequences:
- a CDS encoding helix-turn-helix domain-containing protein: MGFRNGKPSRQFTPIPNSLIRDYSLTDSTFRLICWVASHDENFDISFAIIEKCLGYKRDKIRSAIKNAEQNDYLVRVRDNNSENGTFDWQYYIFTNKEDTRLFRENHQPTGGSSIGGSSIGGSSIGGSSTPYIEEQYEKKQRIKEQREEDSPHPQLNFNLDQENLDEREQTLLTQQPTRRLSQSQQLTSLSKNSESLHQTDKSSCGSIIPGSFDNHEQLNITDLPAVANQQLSSSQVAKLQKYQQLDADGIKLKQPELRDWAALEIAPYIRTYRKSGFILTGGNDISGEFAIYVAKQNCRKGQEPTIALGFNVINKCETDPRHWQKLVAWVVEWQQQRHTGQTANFASVVNQQEQLNRIRQAANTKFEL, encoded by the coding sequence ATGGGATTTCGTAACGGCAAGCCTTCGCGGCAATTTACTCCAATTCCAAACAGTTTAATTCGTGACTATAGTCTCACTGACTCAACATTTCGATTAATCTGTTGGGTAGCTTCTCACGATGAAAACTTTGACATTAGTTTTGCGATAATCGAGAAATGTCTAGGGTATAAACGAGATAAAATTCGTAGTGCCATCAAAAATGCTGAACAAAATGATTATTTAGTTAGAGTTCGAGATAACAACTCGGAAAATGGCACATTTGACTGGCAATATTACATCTTTACAAACAAAGAAGATACAAGGTTATTTAGGGAAAACCATCAACCCACAGGTGGGTCATCCATAGGTGGGTCATCCATAGGTGGGTCGTCCATAGGTGGGTCATCCACCCCTTATATAGAAGAACAATATGAAAAAAAACAAAGAATAAAAGAACAAAGAGAAGAAGACTCCCCCCACCCTCAACTCAATTTCAATCTTGACCAAGAGAATCTAGACGAACGAGAGCAGACCCTACTAACCCAACAGCCAACACGCAGGTTATCCCAATCACAACAACTCACTTCGTTGTCAAAAAATTCAGAGTCTTTGCACCAAACCGATAAATCCTCATGTGGGTCAATAATTCCGGGGTCGTTCGATAATCACGAACAATTGAACATTACTGATTTACCTGCGGTGGCCAATCAACAGCTTTCTTCGAGTCAGGTTGCCAAACTTCAGAAATACCAACAGCTTGACGCTGATGGCATCAAGCTCAAACAGCCAGAACTACGTGACTGGGCGGCATTGGAGATTGCTCCATACATTCGGACTTACCGCAAGAGTGGCTTTATCCTCACCGGTGGCAATGATATATCGGGCGAATTTGCAATTTATGTCGCTAAACAAAACTGCCGTAAAGGGCAAGAACCAACCATCGCTCTTGGTTTCAACGTGATTAACAAATGCGAAACTGACCCACGGCACTGGCAGAAACTTGTTGCATGGGTCGTCGAATGGCAGCAACAACGTCACACAGGCCAGACGGCGAATTTTGCCAGTGTCGTCAACCAACAGGAGCAATTGAACCGCATCAGACAAGCCGCTAATACAAAATTTGAACTTTAG
- a CDS encoding KilA-N domain-containing protein yields MLTHFWRDSEINQMLQDGQIGKYTIPKGYVNASQMARANGKLLADYTRLKSTKEYLQALENDMGIPISLLVIEVKGHGNEQATWTHLEIAIDLARWVSIPFRIWANRTLLKVMLSTQVEQQPIQEPQDTSKALAPSHEAAQLALLVGEFAGLEKSLTAQLAVNAATSVNPALKPAADELKTAIACTDPSDDAYLNPTQIGEAIGKSAIAVNRWLINAGLQYKTDDRKLPYRPTESGKQWGRMVSAVARGSNQTVFQLRWLPEIVQVICQ; encoded by the coding sequence ATGCTGACACACTTTTGGCGGGATTCAGAAATCAATCAAATGCTCCAGGATGGGCAAATAGGCAAATATACGATACCCAAGGGGTATGTTAATGCATCTCAGATGGCTAGAGCCAACGGGAAGTTATTAGCCGATTACACACGCCTGAAATCCACAAAGGAGTATCTGCAAGCTCTTGAGAACGATATGGGGATTCCCATATCGTTATTGGTAATAGAAGTGAAAGGGCATGGAAATGAACAAGCTACTTGGACACATTTAGAAATAGCTATCGATTTAGCACGGTGGGTATCTATTCCCTTTCGCATTTGGGCAAACAGAACACTGTTAAAGGTGATGCTGTCAACTCAAGTAGAGCAACAGCCAATACAAGAACCACAGGACACGTCCAAAGCCTTAGCCCCATCCCACGAAGCCGCACAGTTAGCCCTGCTGGTAGGAGAATTTGCAGGGCTAGAAAAATCCCTCACCGCACAGTTAGCAGTCAACGCCGCTACATCTGTTAATCCTGCCCTTAAACCTGCTGCTGATGAACTCAAAACGGCGATCGCTTGCACTGACCCCTCCGATGATGCTTATCTCAACCCGACACAAATTGGGGAAGCGATAGGGAAAAGTGCGATCGCGGTTAACAGGTGGTTGATTAACGCCGGACTTCAGTACAAAACTGATGATCGCAAACTGCCGTATCGCCCTACAGAATCAGGTAAGCAGTGGGGGCGCATGGTGTCAGCTGTTGCACGGGGGTCAAACCAGACTGTGTTTCAGCTGAGATGGTTGCCCGAAATAGTTCAAGTGATTTGTCAATAA
- a CDS encoding VVA0879 family protein, with protein MTREEWLAQGQKLFGKDMMQWKFKCPNCGHIATVQDYKKAGAPSSAVGFSCVGRWLPVHKEAFDDKDKRKIPCNYAGGGLININPIEVDDKKVFEFGK; from the coding sequence ATGACTAGAGAAGAATGGCTGGCTCAAGGACAAAAATTATTTGGCAAAGACATGATGCAATGGAAGTTCAAGTGTCCAAACTGCGGACATATTGCTACGGTTCAAGACTATAAAAAAGCTGGCGCTCCATCTTCTGCTGTTGGCTTCTCTTGCGTGGGACGATGGCTTCCAGTTCATAAAGAAGCTTTTGATGACAAAGATAAACGCAAGATTCCCTGCAATTATGCAGGTGGTGGATTAATCAATATTAATCCTATAGAAGTTGATGATAAAAAGGTTTTTGAATTTGGGAAGTAA
- a CDS encoding helix-turn-helix domain-containing protein, whose translation MVQTLMKVVRETILEIPGLGKRIKQARENDPRSLKEIAAAANMSPMNWYRIESEEQALPEPTLRKIEEVLGVDFEVQFDD comes from the coding sequence ATGGTGCAAACTTTGATGAAAGTGGTTCGGGAAACAATACTTGAAATACCAGGACTAGGGAAGCGGATAAAACAAGCAAGAGAAAATGACCCACGTTCGTTGAAGGAGATTGCTGCTGCTGCGAATATGTCTCCCATGAACTGGTATCGGATTGAGTCCGAGGAACAGGCATTACCAGAACCAACGTTGCGTAAAATTGAGGAAGTTCTTGGTGTGGACTTTGAGGTACAGTTTGATGATTGA
- a CDS encoding MT-A70 family methyltransferase — translation MRLTTLQGQYQCIAIDPPWFYRLRSNDKTHRNRIPYQPMKIEEILALPIPELCDPAGCVLWLWFTNNHMIEAAQCLQQWGFNLKTILTWEKVTKAGTPHIGTGHWLRNCTEHCALAVRGDVKAFAGRSLTNESTVLRARRREHSRKPEQFNQLVEKLCPNMSKLEMFARESREGWDCWGDEAGIFDAGDDVYLSA, via the coding sequence ATGAGACTTACAACACTACAAGGACAATATCAGTGCATCGCCATCGACCCACCCTGGTTCTACAGACTGCGCTCCAACGATAAAACCCACAGAAACCGCATTCCTTACCAGCCGATGAAGATAGAGGAAATCCTAGCGCTGCCTATTCCCGAATTGTGCGACCCTGCTGGCTGTGTTCTGTGGCTGTGGTTCACCAACAACCACATGATAGAAGCGGCACAATGCTTGCAGCAGTGGGGTTTTAACCTGAAAACTATCTTGACTTGGGAGAAAGTAACCAAAGCCGGGACTCCACATATCGGCACTGGACACTGGCTTCGCAATTGCACTGAACATTGCGCTTTAGCTGTGCGGGGTGATGTTAAAGCTTTTGCGGGGCGATCGCTCACCAACGAATCGACAGTTTTACGCGCACGTCGGCGGGAGCATTCGCGCAAACCTGAACAATTTAACCAACTGGTTGAAAAACTATGCCCAAACATGTCCAAGCTGGAGATGTTCGCACGGGAATCAAGAGAAGGCTGGGACTGTTGGGGAGATGAAGCGGGTATCTTTGATGCTGGTGACGATGTTTACTTGAGTGCCTAA
- a CDS encoding GIY-YIG nuclease family protein, which translates to MRTSENPSSIKVNNDTNKGQKYRYLIQVVYDGSESEFNFLSELASSCDAVQIERYIDHEYCDGRGDYRVFAYFWLGVKAEVFQQISSRMWGYRPTCMMTFDYDEDISPYEQQHVVYIIWAKGSNFYKIGHTSNINKRIKSVATGCPYDLEIKHLIPCVTTQALDIERTLHFRYANKRLKENTEWFILNDLDISEIIKN; encoded by the coding sequence ATGAGAACATCAGAAAATCCTAGCTCAATAAAAGTAAACAATGATACTAATAAAGGACAAAAATATAGATATTTAATCCAAGTTGTCTACGATGGCTCAGAATCAGAGTTCAACTTCTTGTCTGAGTTGGCTTCTTCTTGTGATGCTGTCCAAATAGAACGTTATATAGACCATGAATATTGCGATGGTAGAGGCGATTACAGAGTATTTGCTTATTTTTGGCTAGGAGTCAAAGCAGAAGTATTTCAGCAGATTAGTTCAAGAATGTGGGGATATCGCCCTACATGTATGATGACATTTGATTACGACGAAGATATCAGCCCTTATGAACAGCAACATGTTGTTTATATTATCTGGGCTAAAGGTAGTAATTTCTATAAGATAGGGCACACTTCAAATATTAATAAACGCATTAAGAGTGTCGCTACTGGCTGCCCTTATGACTTAGAAATTAAGCACTTAATCCCTTGTGTTACTACGCAAGCATTAGATATCGAAAGAACATTACATTTTAGATATGCAAATAAAAGATTAAAAGAAAATACAGAATGGTTTATTTTAAATGATTTAGATATATCCGAAATTATCAAAAACTGA
- a CDS encoding helix-turn-helix domain-containing protein: protein MNVQVDVTPIAAFKWHEENAQKLRKLRDDAGLSRKALSEAVGVSVAYIQQLESPHLFINKPKKPKEMTVSAEVLEKLCAVLNGKITSLIWDIDCISDS from the coding sequence ATGAATGTTCAAGTAGATGTTACACCAATAGCTGCTTTTAAGTGGCACGAAGAAAATGCTCAAAAACTGAGAAAGCTTAGAGATGATGCTGGGCTAAGTAGAAAAGCGCTATCAGAAGCTGTAGGCGTGTCTGTCGCTTACATTCAACAGTTAGAATCACCTCATTTATTTATAAATAAACCAAAAAAGCCAAAAGAAATGACTGTTAGTGCTGAAGTTCTAGAAAAACTTTGTGCCGTTTTGAACGGAAAAATAACTTCATTAATTTGGGATATAGACTGTATATCTGATTCATAA
- a CDS encoding cytosolic protein: protein MTSNTPQTEYDSPWKQILQLYFQDFMLFFFPQAHAQIDWSRGFEFLDKELAQVVRDAELGRRLADKLVKVYRTGGEESWILAHIEVQSQEETDFPRRMFVYNYRIFDRYNRSVASLAVLGDENTSWRPSHFGYELFGCKVDFQFPIIKLIDYKQRQSELEANRNPFATVVMAHLAAVQTRSDRSQRKQQKLALVRRLYEQGLGREDIINLFGFIDWVMTLPAQLEAEFWQEYRDFEASKSMQYVTSVERNGIRQGLLKGIALGLKLKFGSPGQDLLSEIEQIEDVSLLESILEAIDTANTVDELRSFYESANDTQQEN from the coding sequence ATGACCAGCAATACCCCGCAAACCGAATACGATTCACCTTGGAAGCAAATACTACAGTTGTATTTCCAAGACTTCATGCTGTTTTTCTTTCCCCAAGCCCATGCTCAAATTGATTGGAGTCGTGGGTTTGAATTTTTGGATAAAGAACTCGCTCAGGTAGTCCGAGATGCTGAACTAGGACGGCGACTTGCTGATAAATTGGTGAAAGTCTATCGCACTGGGGGCGAAGAATCCTGGATACTTGCTCATATTGAGGTGCAGTCCCAAGAAGAAACTGATTTCCCCAGACGCATGTTTGTATACAATTACAGGATATTTGACCGATATAATCGCTCTGTTGCATCATTGGCGGTACTTGGGGATGAAAATACAAGCTGGCGGCCATCGCATTTTGGTTACGAGTTGTTTGGGTGTAAAGTTGACTTTCAATTTCCTATAATCAAACTGATAGACTACAAGCAGCGACAGTCCGAGCTAGAAGCCAACCGCAACCCGTTTGCTACAGTAGTAATGGCGCATTTAGCGGCAGTACAAACCCGTAGCGATAGGTCGCAACGCAAGCAACAGAAACTGGCCTTAGTGCGTCGGTTGTATGAGCAGGGTTTAGGGCGAGAAGATATCATTAACTTATTCGGGTTCATCGACTGGGTGATGACTCTACCAGCCCAATTAGAGGCAGAGTTTTGGCAAGAATATCGTGATTTTGAGGCATCTAAAAGTATGCAGTATGTAACTTCTGTGGAACGCAATGGTATTCGCCAGGGATTGTTAAAAGGCATAGCTTTGGGGTTGAAACTCAAATTTGGCTCCCCTGGTCAAGACTTATTATCTGAAATCGAGCAAATTGAGGATGTTAGTTTACTGGAATCAATCTTAGAAGCAATAGATACAGCTAATACTGTTGATGAATTGCGCTCTTTTTATGAATCAGCAAACGACACCCAGCAAGAAAATTAA